The Cellulomonas sp. P24 genome contains a region encoding:
- a CDS encoding IS3 family transposase (programmed frameshift): MPREVSKGKPTTRRYSPEERAAAVRMVRSLRAELGTEHGTVQRVAAQLGYGTESVRLWVRQADIDEGHVPGVTTAESARMRELEQENRELRRANEILKRAAKFLRGGARPPTQEVVAFIDANRHELGVEPICSVLQVAPSTYYAAKTRVPSTRTVRDGVLRPVLRQLWADNYCVYGARKLWKAARRAGWDLGRDQVARLMRAEGIEGAVRTKRVRTTKADPTAARHPDLVRRDFTADAPNRLWVTDLTYVPTWAGVAYVCFITDVYSRMIVGWRVAGHMRTEMVLDAIEMARWSRGTRIDGLRCHSDAGSQFTSIRYGERLAEIGATPSIGTVADSYDNALAETVNGYYKTELIRGPARAQPWRTVEDVELATLGWVHWHNTTRLHGYLGDVPPTEYETTFYATHGSDQTLAAIP, translated from the exons GGACCGAGCACGGGACGGTCCAGCGGGTCGCCGCGCAGCTGGGATACGGAACTGAGTCGGTGCGGCTGTGGGTGCGTCAGGCCGACATCGACGAGGGTCACGTGCCGGGGGTGACCACGGCCGAGAGCGCCCGGATGCGTGAGCTGGAGCAGGAGAACCGTGAGCTGCGCCGGGCCAACGAGATCCTGAAGCGGGCCGCGA AGTTTCTTCGGGGCGGAGCTCGACCGCCAACACAAGAGGTAGTCGCGTTCATCGACGCGAACCGTCACGAGCTCGGTGTCGAGCCCATCTGCAGCGTGCTGCAGGTGGCGCCGAGCACGTACTACGCGGCCAAGACGCGTGTCCCGTCGACGCGGACGGTCCGCGACGGCGTGCTGCGCCCGGTGCTGCGCCAGCTCTGGGCGGACAACTACTGCGTCTACGGGGCCCGCAAGCTCTGGAAGGCCGCCCGCCGAGCCGGCTGGGACCTGGGCCGTGACCAGGTCGCCCGCCTCATGCGCGCCGAGGGCATCGAAGGAGCGGTGCGCACCAAACGGGTCCGCACCACCAAGGCCGACCCGACCGCGGCCCGTCACCCGGACCTGGTGCGCCGGGACTTCACCGCCGATGCCCCGAACCGGCTGTGGGTCACGGACCTGACCTATGTGCCGACCTGGGCCGGGGTGGCCTACGTCTGCTTCATCACCGACGTGTACTCCCGGATGATCGTCGGGTGGCGCGTCGCGGGGCACATGCGCACCGAGATGGTCCTGGACGCCATCGAGATGGCCCGCTGGTCACGCGGGACCCGCATCGACGGGCTGAGGTGTCACTCCGATGCCGGGTCGCAATTCACGTCGATCCGCTACGGCGAGCGCCTCGCCGAGATCGGCGCGACGCCCTCGATCGGGACCGTCGCCGACTCGTACGATAACGCGCTGGCCGAGACCGTCAACGGCTACTACAAGACCGAGCTGATCCGCGGACCGGCCCGCGCACAGCCCTGGCGCACCGTCGAGGACGTCGAGCTCGCCACCCTCGGATGGGTCCACTGGCACAACACCACCAGGCTGCACGGCTACCTCGGAGACGTCCCACCCACCGAGTACGAAACGACGTTCTACGCTACCCACGGGAGCGACCAGACCCTGGCCGCAATCCCATAG
- a CDS encoding AI-2E family transporter, with product MSDQDGTTQSTGDRAPASNRHLVGASPAARRIAGARRNPSVVGYEESAPAWLRVAAGWSWRMLTVIAAIVLVFYATSRVQLVFIAVFLAFVFTAVLRPLVDFFDRFIPRGLAVLLGLLSAISFVAGLITYVVASVTGQWESLSRQFSTGIDQVINYLEHGPLPVTVTQADITQWINNGQQWLQTHSSELAGQAASSAGSVVEVFTILALATFCTVFFLARGRDMWSWFLNQLPAHSRESWKAAGGVGWYTFSGYARGTVIIAVTDAILAAIILLIVGVPLAAPLAVLVFIGAFIPLVGAPAAMVIAMVVALAANGLVKAIVVGIGIALVGQFEGHVLQPLVMGKQVSLHPVVVALAVTTGTLVAGILGAVISVPLIAVAWAVFSRLRHLDPPMEELATADDETTEDE from the coding sequence ATGTCGGACCAGGACGGCACCACGCAGTCGACGGGCGACCGCGCGCCGGCATCGAACCGGCACCTCGTCGGGGCGAGCCCAGCGGCACGCAGGATCGCCGGCGCGCGCCGCAACCCGTCGGTCGTGGGGTACGAGGAGTCGGCACCCGCGTGGTTGCGGGTGGCCGCCGGGTGGTCGTGGCGGATGCTGACCGTGATCGCCGCAATCGTGCTGGTCTTCTACGCGACCTCGCGCGTGCAGCTGGTCTTCATCGCGGTCTTCCTCGCATTCGTCTTCACAGCCGTGCTCCGGCCTCTCGTCGACTTCTTCGACCGGTTCATCCCGCGGGGGCTCGCCGTTCTCCTCGGCCTCCTGTCGGCCATCTCGTTCGTCGCCGGGCTGATCACCTACGTCGTCGCGTCGGTCACCGGGCAGTGGGAGTCGCTGTCGAGGCAGTTCAGCACCGGCATCGACCAGGTGATCAACTACCTCGAGCACGGACCGCTGCCGGTCACGGTCACCCAGGCAGACATCACCCAATGGATCAACAACGGCCAGCAGTGGCTGCAGACCCACAGCAGCGAGCTCGCGGGCCAGGCGGCGTCGAGCGCCGGCTCGGTCGTCGAGGTCTTCACGATCCTCGCGCTCGCCACCTTCTGCACCGTGTTCTTCCTGGCGCGCGGCCGGGACATGTGGTCATGGTTCCTGAACCAGCTACCCGCCCACTCACGTGAGAGCTGGAAGGCTGCGGGTGGGGTCGGCTGGTACACGTTCTCCGGGTATGCGCGCGGCACCGTGATCATCGCCGTGACCGACGCGATCCTCGCGGCGATCATCCTGCTCATCGTCGGCGTCCCGCTCGCGGCGCCGCTGGCGGTCCTCGTGTTCATCGGTGCGTTCATCCCGCTCGTCGGGGCACCGGCCGCCATGGTCATCGCCATGGTCGTCGCGCTGGCGGCGAACGGGCTCGTCAAGGCGATCGTCGTCGGGATCGGCATCGCTCTGGTCGGGCAGTTCGAGGGGCATGTCCTGCAACCGCTCGTGATGGGCAAGCAGGTGTCGTTGCACCCGGTCGTCGTCGCGCTCGCCGTCACGACCGGCACGCTCGTCGCCGGGATCCTCGGCGCGGTCATCTCGGTGCCGTTGATCGCGGTCGCGTGGGCGGTCTTCTCGCGGCTCCGACACCTCGACCCACCGATGGAGGAGCTGGCGACGGCCGACGACGAGACGACCGAGGACGAGTAG
- a CDS encoding error-prone DNA polymerase: MTDPRYAELHAHSAFSFLDGASQPEELVAEAARLGLSALALTDHDGLYGVVRFAQAARAVGLPTVFGAELHLPAPSGLLDPPTGVPDPRATHLLVLARGPDGYRALSRAIAQAHLATGSKGAADYRLEHLAEQAAGQWLILTGCRKGAVRQALDRGGTDAATAARTELDRLTALFGRENVAVEITEAGDPFDSDRGDALAALAAGAGLPLVATGNVHYARPRDADLASALAAVRARASLDDMDGWLPGAPTAHLRSVVEMATRHRRHPQAVRTAAELGDECAFDLSLVAPSLPPYPVPPGHTEATWLRELVRRGALDRYGEPTAERIPGAYAQVAHELDVIETLGFPGYFLIVHDLVDFCRRRGILCQGRGSAANSAVCYALGVTAVDAVAHGLLFERFLAPERDGPPDIDVDIESGRREEVIQYVYERFDREHAAQVANVISYRPRSAVRDAARALGYDVGQQDAWSRSIERWGSLRGTTSVPSSTPTADRHDVVPAVQPPPASELDEIPEPVLDLAERMLRLPRHLGIHSGGMVLCDRPVIEVCPVEWARMPGRTVLQWDKDDCADAGLVKFDLLGLGMLTALRIAFDLVREHEGTDLGLHRLPHEDPLVYDLLCAADTVGVFQVESRAQMSTLPRLQPRCFYDIVVEVALIRPGPIQGGSVHPYIERVRNRQKVTYLHPLLEKSLAKTLGVPLFQEQLMQMAIDVADFTPSEADQLRRAMGSKRSTERMEALHTRLLAGMARNGIATDVAEQIFDKLKAFADFGFPESHAYSFAFLVYASAWLKVHHPAAFYAGLLAAQPMGFYSPQTLSADARRHGVAVLRPDVQRSGVQAVVERVRPGAGPDAPLIPLPSGTGPVAARADAGPVEVERTLAVRMGLAAVRGLGEEVAATIVAARARGGPFVDLRDLVRRVRLSTVQLEALATGGVLDGLGVTRREALWAAGALAQESPDTLPGVSVGVSAPTLPGMSDVELAVADVWATGVSVDSYPTQHLREGLDAAGVLRVEQAFRHEVGRRVAVAGVVTHRQRPGTAGGVTFLSLEDETGLLNVVCSPGLWQRFRRVARSSAALVVRGRLERADNATNLVAEHLTPMSLQVPTSSRDFR; the protein is encoded by the coding sequence ATGACTGACCCGCGGTATGCGGAGCTGCATGCCCACTCCGCGTTCAGCTTCCTCGACGGTGCCAGCCAACCGGAGGAGCTCGTCGCCGAGGCGGCGCGGCTGGGCCTGTCCGCACTCGCCCTCACCGACCACGACGGGCTGTACGGGGTGGTCCGCTTCGCCCAGGCGGCACGTGCCGTCGGCCTGCCCACGGTGTTCGGGGCCGAGCTGCACCTGCCCGCCCCGTCCGGGCTGCTGGACCCACCCACAGGGGTCCCGGACCCGCGCGCCACCCACCTGCTGGTGCTGGCCCGCGGACCGGACGGCTACCGGGCGCTGTCCCGTGCGATCGCCCAGGCCCACCTGGCGACCGGGTCCAAGGGAGCCGCCGACTACCGGCTCGAGCACCTCGCCGAGCAGGCGGCCGGGCAGTGGCTGATCCTGACCGGCTGCCGCAAAGGAGCAGTGCGTCAGGCCCTGGACCGCGGCGGCACCGATGCCGCGACCGCAGCCCGGACCGAGCTGGACCGGCTGACCGCGCTGTTCGGACGTGAGAACGTCGCCGTCGAGATCACCGAGGCGGGGGACCCGTTCGACTCCGACCGGGGCGATGCGCTGGCTGCGCTCGCAGCCGGGGCCGGACTGCCGCTGGTCGCGACCGGCAACGTCCACTACGCCCGTCCGCGCGACGCCGATCTCGCGTCCGCGCTCGCGGCCGTGCGCGCACGCGCCAGCCTCGACGACATGGACGGGTGGCTGCCGGGCGCCCCGACGGCCCACCTGCGTTCGGTGGTCGAGATGGCGACCCGGCACCGTCGGCACCCGCAGGCGGTGCGGACCGCGGCGGAGCTCGGCGACGAGTGCGCGTTCGACCTGTCCCTCGTCGCGCCGAGCCTGCCGCCCTACCCCGTCCCGCCCGGGCACACCGAGGCCACCTGGCTGCGCGAGCTGGTGCGTCGGGGCGCCCTCGATCGCTACGGGGAGCCGACGGCCGAGCGCATCCCCGGCGCGTACGCGCAGGTCGCCCACGAGCTCGATGTGATCGAGACCCTCGGGTTCCCGGGGTACTTCCTGATCGTCCACGACCTCGTGGACTTCTGTCGCCGACGCGGGATCCTCTGCCAAGGGCGCGGGTCGGCGGCCAACTCGGCGGTCTGCTACGCGCTGGGGGTCACCGCAGTGGACGCCGTCGCCCACGGGCTGCTCTTCGAGCGATTCCTGGCCCCGGAGCGGGACGGACCACCGGACATCGACGTCGACATCGAGTCGGGGCGCCGCGAGGAGGTCATCCAGTACGTCTACGAGCGGTTCGACCGTGAGCACGCGGCCCAAGTCGCCAACGTGATCTCCTACCGGCCGCGTTCCGCGGTGCGCGACGCCGCGCGGGCGCTCGGGTACGACGTCGGGCAGCAGGACGCCTGGAGCAGATCGATCGAGCGGTGGGGGAGCCTGCGGGGGACCACGTCTGTGCCGTCGTCGACCCCGACGGCAGACCGTCACGACGTCGTCCCCGCGGTGCAGCCGCCACCGGCCAGCGAGCTCGACGAGATCCCCGAACCCGTGCTCGACCTCGCGGAACGCATGCTGCGACTGCCCCGGCACCTGGGCATCCACTCCGGCGGCATGGTGCTGTGCGACCGACCGGTGATCGAGGTGTGCCCGGTGGAGTGGGCGCGGATGCCCGGCCGCACGGTGCTCCAGTGGGACAAGGACGACTGCGCCGACGCCGGGCTGGTGAAGTTCGACCTGCTGGGGCTCGGGATGCTTACTGCGCTGCGGATCGCCTTCGACCTGGTGCGCGAGCACGAGGGAACCGACCTGGGGCTGCACCGGCTCCCGCACGAGGACCCCCTCGTGTACGACCTCCTGTGCGCGGCCGACACCGTCGGGGTCTTCCAGGTGGAGTCCCGCGCGCAGATGTCCACGCTGCCCCGGCTCCAGCCGCGCTGCTTCTACGACATCGTCGTGGAGGTCGCCCTCATCCGGCCCGGACCCATCCAGGGTGGCTCCGTGCACCCGTACATCGAGCGGGTGCGTAATCGGCAGAAGGTCACGTACCTGCACCCGCTGCTGGAGAAGTCCCTCGCCAAGACGCTGGGCGTCCCGCTGTTCCAGGAGCAGCTCATGCAGATGGCGATCGACGTGGCGGACTTCACCCCGTCCGAGGCCGACCAGCTGCGCCGGGCCATGGGGTCCAAGCGGTCCACCGAACGGATGGAGGCGCTCCACACGCGGCTGCTCGCCGGGATGGCCCGGAACGGCATCGCGACCGACGTCGCCGAGCAGATCTTCGACAAGCTCAAGGCCTTCGCCGACTTCGGGTTCCCCGAGTCGCACGCCTACTCCTTCGCCTTCCTGGTGTACGCGAGCGCCTGGCTCAAGGTGCACCACCCGGCGGCCTTCTACGCGGGCCTGCTCGCAGCGCAGCCGATGGGCTTCTACTCACCGCAGACCCTGTCCGCCGACGCACGTCGGCACGGGGTCGCGGTGCTGCGACCGGACGTGCAGAGGTCGGGCGTCCAGGCGGTGGTCGAGCGCGTCCGGCCCGGTGCGGGGCCGGACGCTCCGTTGATCCCGTTGCCGTCCGGGACGGGACCGGTCGCCGCGCGGGCCGACGCCGGGCCGGTCGAGGTCGAGCGGACGCTGGCGGTGCGCATGGGACTGGCCGCGGTGCGAGGCCTGGGGGAGGAGGTCGCTGCGACGATCGTGGCGGCACGCGCCCGAGGGGGACCGTTCGTCGACCTGCGTGACCTGGTGCGACGCGTCCGGCTGTCCACGGTGCAGCTCGAGGCGCTCGCCACCGGTGGTGTGCTCGACGGGCTCGGGGTGACGCGGCGTGAAGCCCTCTGGGCGGCCGGAGCCCTCGCCCAGGAGAGCCCGGACACCCTGCCGGGGGTGTCCGTCGGGGTGTCGGCGCCGACCCTGCCGGGCATGAGCGACGTCGAGCTCGCGGTGGCCGACGTGTGGGCGACCGGAGTGTCGGTGGACTCCTACCCGACCCAGCACCTGCGGGAGGGGCTGGACGCCGCCGGGGTGCTACGCGTCGAGCAGGCGTTCCGCCACGAGGTGGGGCGCCGGGTCGCCGTGGCCGGTGTGGTCACGCACCGGCAGCGTCCAGGCACGGCCGGTGGTGTGACGTTCCTGTCGTTGGAGGACGAGACCGGACTGCTCAACGTCGTCTGCAGCCCGGGGCTGTGGCAACGGTTCCGTCGGGTGGCGCGGTCCTCGGCAGCCCTCGTCGTCCGCGGTCGGCTGGAACGTGCGGACAACGCGACGAACCTCGTCGCGGAGCACCTCACGCCGATGTCGCTCCAGGTGCCGACGTCGTCCCGGGACTTCCGTTGA
- the adhP gene encoding alcohol dehydrogenase AdhP, translated as MTAAVVHELGAGLTVEDVPVPRPGPGQALVKLISSGVCHTDLHAVQGDWPVKPSPPFIPGHEGVGTVVALGEGVTDLAIGQLVGNAWLWSACGTCQYCRTGWETLCEQQQNGGYSVDGSFGQYMLVDSRFAARIPDGVDLVEVAPILCAGVTVYKGLKMTEARPGQWVVISGIGGLGHIAVQYARAMGLRVVAVDIADDKLALATKHGAELVVNALVDDPAEVVQRETGGAHGVLVTAVHPSAFGQAIGMARRGGTIVFNGLPPGDFPAPIFEIVLKGLTVRGSIVGTRQDLEEALDFYARGQIHPTVSTRGLGEINTVFDEMRHGAIDGRVVIRY; from the coding sequence ATGACGGCAGCAGTCGTCCACGAGCTCGGGGCAGGCCTCACCGTCGAGGATGTCCCCGTTCCCCGGCCAGGGCCCGGTCAGGCGCTGGTGAAGCTCATCAGCAGCGGCGTGTGCCACACGGACCTGCACGCCGTCCAGGGCGACTGGCCGGTCAAGCCGTCGCCACCCTTCATCCCCGGCCACGAGGGCGTCGGCACCGTCGTCGCTCTCGGCGAGGGTGTCACCGACCTCGCGATCGGCCAGCTCGTCGGGAACGCGTGGCTCTGGTCCGCGTGCGGCACCTGCCAGTACTGCCGCACCGGGTGGGAGACGCTGTGCGAGCAGCAGCAGAACGGCGGGTACAGCGTCGACGGGTCGTTCGGGCAGTACATGCTCGTGGACTCGCGCTTCGCGGCCCGCATCCCGGACGGCGTCGACCTGGTCGAGGTCGCCCCGATCCTGTGCGCCGGGGTCACCGTGTACAAGGGGCTGAAGATGACCGAGGCACGGCCCGGGCAGTGGGTCGTCATCTCCGGCATCGGCGGCCTCGGCCACATCGCGGTGCAGTACGCGCGGGCGATGGGGCTGCGCGTGGTCGCCGTCGACATCGCTGACGACAAGCTCGCGCTCGCGACGAAGCACGGTGCCGAGCTGGTCGTCAACGCGCTCGTCGACGACCCGGCCGAGGTGGTCCAGCGAGAGACCGGGGGCGCCCACGGGGTGCTCGTCACGGCCGTGCACCCGTCGGCCTTCGGTCAGGCGATCGGGATGGCCCGACGCGGCGGCACGATCGTGTTCAACGGTCTGCCACCGGGCGATTTCCCCGCCCCGATCTTCGAGATCGTGCTCAAGGGCCTCACGGTCCGTGGCTCGATCGTCGGGACCCGGCAGGACCTCGAGGAAGCGCTCGACTTCTACGCCCGGGGTCAGATCCACCCCACGGTGTCCACGCGCGGGCTCGGCGAGATCAACACGGTCTTCGACGAGATGAGGCACGGGGCGATCGACGGTCGCGTCGTGATCCGGTACTGA
- a CDS encoding DUF779 domain-containing protein codes for MPPQEEQPRAVPERVAAPARVGVTEAAVEVLRRLHAQHGELMFHQSGGCCDGSSPMCYPAGEFLTGDADIRLGDLVLAGSGDARAVTVPVWMSRSQYAYWRHTHLTIDVVSGRGAGFSLEAPEGVRFLIRSRLFTDEEQRALDAAAPTDDADAATSWAF; via the coding sequence GTGCCACCGCAGGAGGAGCAGCCCCGAGCGGTGCCGGAACGCGTCGCGGCGCCGGCACGCGTCGGGGTGACCGAGGCCGCGGTCGAGGTGCTCCGCCGGCTGCACGCCCAGCACGGCGAGCTGATGTTCCACCAGTCCGGCGGTTGCTGCGACGGGTCGTCGCCGATGTGCTACCCGGCCGGTGAGTTCCTCACGGGTGATGCCGACATCCGGCTGGGGGACCTCGTCCTCGCCGGGTCGGGAGACGCTCGTGCGGTCACGGTCCCGGTCTGGATGAGTCGCAGCCAGTACGCGTACTGGCGGCACACCCACCTGACGATCGACGTCGTGAGCGGACGGGGAGCCGGGTTCTCCCTCGAGGCGCCGGAGGGGGTGCGGTTCCTCATCCGATCCCGGCTGTTCACGGACGAGGAGCAACGGGCGCTCGACGCCGCTGCGCCGACCGATGACGCGGACGCGGCGACGAGCTGGGCGTTCTGA
- a CDS encoding DNA polymerase Y family protein translates to MSTRTTGTVPGTTVHAAAARPASTRTAVLWVPDWPVLAAMEAGQVESHRPAAVHDGRRLTAVSAVARSQGVRRGMRRRQAQACCPDIVMLPTDEGRDVRGFEAVAIAAERVVAGIEVSRPGLLLLPAGGASRYHGGEQALAERLVGEVVEHTGHECQVGVADGLLAAILAARSGLVVAPGLSPSFLAGRDVADLAHATTQDAESAQVADLVDLLRRLGMRTLGDLAALPAADVAARFGPRGAWAHLLAGGGDLRPPARRRPEADVEVGCELDPPATRVDEATFAGRRLAEQLHDQLVARSASCGRLRITARTDAGEELVRTWRTDLGGLGGLTANRITDRIRWQLDGWLTAGAMRPHGDSTHPVPAALVHLAVAAEDVGPAGAEQGRLWGGPSGGDLRARRALLRVQGLLGGEGVLTATVQGGRGPGDQVHLAPWAEATQVARPVDRPWPGRLPQPAPSTVYREPEPVQVVDADGVPVRIDVRLAMSGAPARVRLPPPPRPGAGRRAPEDEEQGAGGRGAGVDRDGTPTGGGRDVGVVGWAGPWPSVERWWSRTPQRRVYLQVSLEDGTALLLAQRDGAWGCEARYD, encoded by the coding sequence ATGAGCACCCGCACCACCGGCACCGTTCCCGGGACGACGGTCCACGCGGCTGCGGCACGGCCCGCGTCGACCCGTACGGCCGTGCTGTGGGTCCCGGACTGGCCCGTGCTCGCCGCGATGGAGGCAGGCCAGGTCGAGAGTCACCGACCCGCGGCGGTGCACGACGGGCGACGGTTGACGGCGGTCTCCGCCGTCGCCCGTTCCCAGGGTGTGCGTCGAGGGATGCGGCGCCGTCAGGCCCAGGCGTGCTGCCCCGACATCGTCATGCTCCCGACGGACGAGGGGCGGGACGTCCGGGGCTTCGAGGCGGTCGCGATCGCGGCCGAGAGGGTGGTCGCCGGGATCGAGGTCAGCCGCCCGGGCCTGCTGCTGCTCCCCGCAGGTGGGGCGAGCCGGTATCACGGAGGGGAGCAGGCCCTGGCCGAGCGGCTCGTCGGCGAGGTGGTCGAGCACACGGGGCACGAGTGCCAGGTCGGGGTGGCGGACGGGCTGCTCGCCGCGATCCTGGCAGCCCGGAGCGGCCTCGTCGTTGCGCCCGGGCTCTCACCCTCGTTCCTCGCCGGCCGCGACGTCGCCGACCTCGCGCACGCCACGACCCAGGACGCCGAGTCCGCCCAGGTCGCGGACCTCGTCGACCTCCTGCGCCGGCTCGGCATGCGCACCCTGGGCGACCTCGCGGCGTTGCCCGCGGCGGACGTGGCCGCGCGGTTCGGGCCGCGGGGCGCCTGGGCGCACCTGCTCGCGGGGGGCGGGGACCTGCGGCCACCGGCCCGTCGTCGCCCCGAGGCCGACGTGGAGGTGGGGTGCGAGCTGGACCCGCCGGCGACCCGGGTGGACGAGGCGACCTTCGCCGGCCGCCGGCTCGCGGAACAGCTCCACGACCAGCTCGTCGCGCGTTCCGCAAGCTGTGGTCGGCTCCGGATCACCGCGCGCACCGACGCCGGTGAGGAGCTGGTCCGCACCTGGCGGACGGACCTGGGCGGCCTGGGTGGCCTGACCGCGAACCGCATCACGGACCGGATCCGGTGGCAGCTCGACGGGTGGCTCACGGCAGGTGCGATGCGGCCGCACGGCGACAGCACGCACCCCGTCCCGGCAGCACTCGTGCACCTCGCGGTCGCCGCCGAGGACGTCGGCCCCGCCGGCGCCGAGCAGGGACGGCTGTGGGGTGGCCCGAGCGGTGGCGACCTCCGTGCGCGGCGCGCCCTGCTGCGGGTGCAGGGGCTCCTCGGTGGCGAGGGCGTGCTCACCGCCACGGTGCAGGGCGGGCGCGGACCGGGAGACCAGGTGCACCTCGCTCCGTGGGCCGAGGCGACACAGGTCGCGCGTCCGGTCGACCGCCCCTGGCCCGGGAGGTTGCCGCAGCCGGCACCCTCCACGGTGTACCGCGAGCCCGAGCCCGTCCAGGTCGTCGATGCCGACGGCGTCCCGGTCCGCATCGACGTCCGGCTCGCGATGAGCGGTGCCCCGGCCCGGGTCCGGCTGCCACCCCCGCCGCGACCCGGCGCGGGGAGGCGCGCACCGGAGGATGAGGAGCAGGGCGCGGGTGGTCGTGGCGCGGGCGTCGACCGGGACGGAACGCCCACGGGGGGAGGTCGCGACGTCGGGGTCGTCGGCTGGGCCGGTCCCTGGCCGTCGGTTGAGCGCTGGTGGAGCCGCACCCCGCAGCGTCGGGTCTACCTGCAGGTCAGCCTCGAGGACGGCACGGCACTCCTCCTGGCGCAGCGCGACGGTGCCTGGGGCTGCGAGGCGCGCTATGACTGA
- a CDS encoding tyrosine-type recombinase/integrase, protein MPDAATRALALEMLARLGVSPEDLLAAHDTPAAPTIAEYLPTVERATPTKAARTFASYWKRLNNQLGDRRIDDVRTSDIATFARTCRENAQLRRNTIGGTGAETNAITTARAFFRLAVQDGIISSNPAAAVRKPRRNPRERRALTPAEIADLDQIARTRSDDPELDTLLVRFHLETAARRQGAIGLRMRDLDYRRQVVRLLEKGDKQRDVPVTAELLDHLQNHATRRAPGATGDDPVLRYRSGAPLTRRRYNTLAERWQRELSWTATAPVSIHWLRHTALTEVERIAGHAVAAALAGHAPTSVTASYTKATIAEVARALEIRTGTTHPLATAD, encoded by the coding sequence ATGCCTGATGCGGCCACCCGCGCCCTTGCCCTCGAGATGCTCGCACGCCTGGGCGTCAGCCCAGAAGACCTGCTCGCCGCGCACGACACACCCGCGGCACCCACCATCGCGGAGTACCTGCCAACCGTGGAACGAGCCACCCCGACGAAGGCGGCACGCACCTTCGCGAGCTACTGGAAGCGCCTGAACAACCAGCTCGGCGACCGTCGGATCGACGACGTCCGGACCAGCGACATCGCCACCTTCGCCCGAACCTGCCGCGAGAACGCCCAACTGCGCCGTAACACCATCGGCGGCACCGGAGCCGAGACGAACGCGATCACCACGGCAAGGGCGTTCTTCCGCCTCGCGGTCCAAGACGGCATCATCAGCTCCAACCCCGCGGCAGCCGTCCGCAAACCGCGCAGGAACCCCCGCGAACGCCGCGCGCTGACCCCGGCAGAGATCGCCGACCTCGACCAGATCGCCCGCACCCGCAGCGACGACCCCGAGCTCGACACCCTCCTTGTGCGCTTCCACTTGGAGACTGCCGCTCGCCGCCAGGGAGCAATCGGCCTGCGCATGCGCGACCTCGACTACCGCCGCCAGGTCGTGCGCCTGCTGGAGAAGGGAGACAAGCAGCGCGACGTGCCCGTCACCGCCGAACTCCTTGACCACCTGCAGAACCACGCGACCCGCCGCGCACCGGGTGCCACCGGCGACGACCCCGTCCTTCGCTACCGGTCGGGAGCACCCCTGACCCGCCGGCGCTACAACACGCTCGCCGAACGCTGGCAGCGCGAACTCAGCTGGACCGCCACAGCACCCGTCAGCATCCACTGGCTACGCCACACCGCTCTAACCGAAGTCGAACGCATCGCCGGACACGCCGTAGCCGCAGCCCTCGCCGGGCACGCGCCCACAAGCGTGACAGCCAGCTACACCAAGGCGACGATCGCCGAGGTCGCCCGAGCACTCGAGATCCGCACCGGCACCACCCACCCGCTCGCCACCGCGGACTGA